ATCAAGCTTCTCAGGCCTGGGCTGTTCGCTCGAAAGCCTTTAAGACAACATCTGCATCGCAAATAATACGAAGTATCGGCTCTAGCGGATCAAGAATATTTTTAGGAATTCTGAGAACAGGTTCTTTGGGCCTAATAATAAGCAATCTCTCGGCTAATTTGCTCGCAAGCATCAACTTGGTTCAAATCGTAAAACTGGACCTAAAATCCTTGAGAAGCACTATTAAACTTGAGAAGATGAAAATTCTGGCTAAGGAATATATAGATTTTCCACTATATTCAGCATCTCAGAATTTTATAAATGCAATTTCATCTGGACTACCTGTCCTTTTAATCACAAAATTTTATGGTCTATCTCCGGCTGGAGCCTATGCCTTTGGCGTGGCCATACTTCAAGCCCCGATGAATCTGGTTCTGACTGCATTACGTCAAGTTCTTTTTCAAAAAGCCTGCGAATATCAATATGAAGGTAAAGGTATATTATTATTATTTATAAGAACCGTTATTGTGCTCTTTGCAATTGCTTTTATTCCATCTCTAATTCTATTAATCTGGGCACCACATATTTTTACTTTAATTTTTGGGGCACGATGGCAACTCGCAGGTATTCTGGCCAGAAGTCTGATAATATGGATGCTTTTTGTTTTTTGTAACCTTCCGGCAGTTATATTTGCACGGATTATCAGAATTCAAAAATTTGTATTTTTTTACGATATAATATTATTATTTTTAAGAACGATAGCTTTAATGTGGGGGGGGATGCACCTTAAATTAACTCAGACTGTTATGGTTTTTGCAATAGTTGGAGCTGTAATGAATTTATTCTTAATATATTATGTCGGAAGAAGATTAGCTAAAAAAGAAGGTATGATTAATATCCTTTCAAGCTAGTGTACAAAATAGTTCGCAAATTGATTTAGGAGGACGAGCCATCGTAATATCTCCTTTTCAAAATTTCAACCTTAAGAAAGGAGGTTTTTACTTACGATGGCTCAAAGAGATTATAAGGG
The window above is part of the Methanofastidiosum sp. genome. Proteins encoded here:
- a CDS encoding oligosaccharide flippase family protein — its product is MISNYFIIRSNISNLINTLKQSSFLKNILIVMGGTAGAQAIAYVLSPIISRLFTPEDFGIFGSFSAVTGIIGALLTLDYSQASMLPKEKHDAINLFCLSVISTIIITFIASSISIIKPSIFYDLTKTRGSWPLLLFLMTLLIEGINQASQAWAVRSKAFKTTSASQIIRSIGSSGSRIFLGILRTGSLGLIISNLSANLLASINLVQIVKLDLKSLRSTIKLEKMKILAKEYIDFPLYSASQNFINAISSGLPVLLITKFYGLSPAGAYAFGVAILQAPMNLVLTALRQVLFQKACEYQYEGKGILLLFIRTVIVLFAIAFIPSLILLIWAPHIFTLIFGARWQLAGILARSLIIWMLFVFCNLPAVIFARIIRIQKFVFFYDIILLFLRTIALMWGGMHLKLTQTVMVFAIVGAVMNLFLIYYVGRRLAKKEGMINILSS